One Rhodococcus sp. P1Y DNA window includes the following coding sequences:
- the topA gene encoding type I DNA topoisomerase: protein MATRKNGTGDTTTGGSVEPRRLVIVESPTKAKKIAPYLGKNYVVEASVGHIRDLPRGAADVPAKYKGEPWARLGVDVDHDFEALYVVSPEKKGKVAELKSLLKDADELFLATDPDREGEAIAWHLLETLNPKIPVRRMVFHEITKPAILAAAADTRELDQDLVDAQETRRILDRLYGYEVSPVLWKKVMPKLSAGRVQSVATRIIVQRERDRMAFRSAEYWDISATLDAGADASPRSFGARLVNVDGSRIAAGRDFGADGKLKSEGVTVIDEPRARRLAEALEGVDLTVASAEDKPYTRKPYPPFMTSTLQQEAGRKLRFSSERTMRVAQRLYENGYITYMRTDSTTLSESAIAAARSQATELYGPEYVHPTPRQYTRKVKNAQEAHEAIRPAGDVFQTPGQLHSALQTDEFRLYELIWQRTVASQMADLRGTTLTLRITGTAATGEDCTFSASGRTITFAGFLKAYVESVDDEAGGQSDDAESRLPALKAGAAVVATKLDPDGHTTNPPARYTEASLIKTLEELGIGRPSTYASIIKTILDRGYVYKRGSALVPSWVAFSVIALLEAHFGRLVDFDFTAGMEDDLDAIAGGRERRGNWLTNFYFGGDTGAEGSVARSGGLKKMVGTNLEDIDARVINSIRLFDDDQGREIHVRVGRYGPYLERMVKNDDDPDGDPISQRANLPDDLPPDELTLEFAEKLFATPQAGRKLGADPLTGNEIVAKEGRFGPYVTEILPEPEPEPTPPEPDIVPIPSDEGGGGTKTATKTAAKKAPAKKAAKKATGPKPRTGSLLKSMDLATITLEDALKLLSLPRVVGLDPESKDLITAQNGRYGPYLKKGTDSRSLTDEEQLFTVTLEEALKIYAEPKRRGRQGEAKPPLRELGVDPISEAPMVIKDGRFGPYVTDGETNASLRKDDDVATITDDRASELLADRRARGPVKKKATKKATKKATATKTATKKAPAKKAAAKTTAAKKTPAKKAPAKKAASKTAASKTAAAKKAPPAE from the coding sequence GTGGCAACACGAAAGAACGGCACGGGGGACACCACCACCGGCGGATCTGTCGAGCCACGCCGCCTTGTCATCGTCGAGTCCCCGACGAAAGCCAAGAAGATTGCCCCCTACCTGGGCAAGAACTACGTCGTCGAGGCATCCGTAGGGCACATTCGCGACCTTCCGCGTGGCGCTGCCGATGTGCCGGCCAAGTACAAGGGCGAGCCGTGGGCGCGCCTCGGTGTCGACGTCGACCATGACTTCGAAGCCCTCTATGTCGTATCGCCCGAGAAGAAGGGCAAGGTCGCCGAGCTCAAGAGTTTGCTCAAGGACGCCGACGAACTCTTCCTCGCCACCGACCCCGACCGCGAGGGCGAGGCCATCGCATGGCACCTCCTCGAGACCCTGAACCCCAAAATCCCTGTTCGACGGATGGTCTTCCACGAGATCACCAAGCCGGCCATCCTCGCCGCTGCCGCCGACACCCGTGAGCTCGACCAGGACCTCGTCGACGCGCAGGAAACCCGCCGCATTCTCGACCGCCTCTACGGGTACGAGGTCAGTCCGGTGCTGTGGAAGAAGGTCATGCCGAAGCTGTCGGCTGGCCGCGTCCAATCCGTCGCCACCCGAATCATCGTCCAGCGCGAACGCGACCGGATGGCGTTCCGTAGCGCGGAGTACTGGGACATCTCCGCCACCCTCGATGCAGGCGCCGACGCGTCGCCGCGCAGTTTCGGTGCTCGTCTGGTCAACGTCGACGGCTCGCGGATCGCCGCAGGTCGCGACTTCGGGGCCGACGGCAAGCTGAAGTCCGAGGGCGTCACCGTCATCGACGAACCGCGTGCCCGACGCCTCGCCGAGGCGCTGGAAGGCGTCGACCTCACCGTCGCGTCGGCCGAGGACAAGCCGTACACGCGTAAGCCCTACCCGCCGTTCATGACGTCGACGCTGCAGCAGGAAGCGGGCCGCAAGTTGCGGTTCTCCTCCGAACGCACCATGCGTGTTGCGCAGCGCTTGTACGAGAACGGCTACATCACGTACATGCGTACCGACTCGACCACGCTGTCGGAGTCGGCCATCGCGGCAGCGCGTTCGCAGGCAACGGAGCTGTACGGACCGGAGTACGTGCATCCGACTCCGAGGCAATACACGCGCAAGGTGAAGAACGCGCAGGAGGCGCACGAGGCCATCAGGCCTGCAGGTGACGTCTTCCAAACCCCGGGCCAGCTGCATTCCGCTCTTCAAACCGACGAGTTCCGGTTGTACGAGCTCATCTGGCAGCGCACCGTCGCGTCCCAGATGGCCGATCTCCGCGGCACGACGCTCACACTGCGTATCACCGGCACCGCGGCGACCGGGGAAGACTGCACGTTCTCCGCTTCGGGCCGCACCATTACGTTCGCGGGCTTCCTCAAGGCGTATGTCGAGAGCGTCGACGACGAGGCAGGCGGCCAGTCCGACGATGCCGAGTCGCGTCTACCTGCGTTGAAGGCAGGCGCCGCGGTGGTGGCCACCAAGCTCGATCCCGACGGCCACACGACCAACCCGCCGGCGCGCTACACCGAGGCTTCGCTCATCAAGACCCTCGAAGAGCTGGGTATCGGCCGCCCGTCGACCTACGCGTCGATCATCAAGACCATTCTCGATCGTGGATACGTCTACAAACGTGGCAGCGCGCTCGTGCCGTCGTGGGTTGCGTTCTCGGTGATCGCGCTTCTCGAAGCACACTTCGGAAGACTGGTCGACTTCGACTTCACCGCGGGCATGGAAGACGATCTCGACGCCATCGCCGGTGGTCGCGAGCGTCGTGGCAACTGGCTCACCAACTTCTACTTCGGCGGCGACACCGGCGCCGAAGGCTCGGTCGCCCGATCCGGCGGCTTGAAGAAGATGGTCGGGACCAATCTCGAGGACATCGACGCGCGCGTCATCAACTCGATCAGACTGTTCGACGACGACCAGGGCCGCGAGATTCACGTTCGCGTCGGCCGCTACGGCCCGTATCTCGAGCGGATGGTCAAGAATGACGACGATCCCGACGGTGATCCGATTTCGCAGCGCGCCAACCTTCCCGATGATCTGCCGCCGGACGAGTTGACCCTCGAATTCGCCGAGAAGCTGTTCGCGACCCCTCAGGCAGGCCGCAAGCTCGGAGCCGATCCGCTGACGGGCAACGAAATCGTCGCCAAGGAAGGGCGTTTCGGTCCGTATGTAACCGAGATTCTGCCCGAGCCGGAACCGGAGCCGACGCCCCCCGAGCCGGACATCGTGCCGATTCCCTCGGACGAAGGTGGCGGCGGTACGAAGACTGCGACCAAGACGGCTGCGAAGAAAGCGCCGGCCAAGAAGGCTGCGAAGAAGGCCACCGGCCCCAAGCCGCGCACCGGTTCGCTGCTCAAGTCGATGGACCTGGCCACCATCACGCTCGAGGATGCGCTTAAGCTGCTGTCGTTGCCGCGTGTGGTCGGACTCGATCCGGAGTCCAAGGACCTCATCACCGCGCAGAACGGTCGCTACGGCCCATACCTGAAGAAGGGCACTGATTCTCGTTCGCTGACGGACGAGGAACAACTCTTCACCGTCACGCTCGAAGAGGCGCTCAAGATCTACGCCGAACCCAAGCGTCGCGGGCGTCAGGGCGAGGCCAAGCCGCCGCTGCGCGAACTCGGAGTCGACCCGATCAGCGAAGCGCCGATGGTGATCAAGGACGGCCGCTTCGGTCCCTACGTCACCGACGGCGAGACCAACGCCAGCCTGCGCAAGGACGACGACGTCGCCACCATCACCGACGATCGTGCGTCGGAACTGTTGGCGGACCGGCGTGCTCGCGGTCCGGTGAAAAAGAAGGCCACCAAGAAGGCGACGAAGAAGGCAACCGCCACCAAGACGGCGACCAAGAAAGCTCCGGCGAAGAAGGCCGCAGCGAAGACAACTGCTGCAAAGAAAACGCCCGCCAAGAAGGCTCCGGCGAAGAAGGCTGCATCGAAGACTGCGGCTTCCAAAACTGCTGCGGCGAAGAAGGCTCCGCCGGCCGAGTAG
- a CDS encoding DUF3558 domain-containing protein yields the protein MLSALVLASCAQGCSTDVAGNATTSVEAAGASSITEMVPAEAAGFDPCDLPTELLEDLNLSGVVPTSAGPSGCIWGNDRFALGVLLVEDTTMLPDPSSSPVVSRLETLSDGGYVTHLFVLDEDTYTTQTMTRDGAVVLNATVAGSDSMESERDSLVDTFRTVLPYFPAPE from the coding sequence ATGTTGTCTGCACTCGTGCTGGCAAGTTGTGCGCAAGGATGCTCGACCGATGTGGCCGGCAACGCCACGACGTCCGTCGAGGCTGCAGGGGCGTCGTCGATCACCGAGATGGTGCCGGCCGAGGCGGCCGGATTCGATCCGTGTGACCTACCGACAGAGTTGCTGGAGGACCTGAATCTATCCGGGGTGGTGCCGACCAGCGCAGGCCCTAGCGGCTGCATCTGGGGCAACGACCGATTCGCACTCGGTGTTCTTCTGGTCGAGGACACCACGATGCTTCCCGACCCGTCGAGCAGTCCTGTGGTGTCCCGACTCGAGACGTTGTCGGACGGGGGCTACGTGACACATCTATTCGTTCTCGACGAGGACACCTACACGACTCAGACCATGACGCGAGACGGTGCCGTAGTTCTCAATGCAACGGTGGCGGGCAGCGATTCGATGGAGTCCGAACGCGATTCGCTCGTCGACACCTTCAGGACCGTATTGCCG